The Trichosurus vulpecula isolate mTriVul1 chromosome 3, mTriVul1.pri, whole genome shotgun sequence genome includes a window with the following:
- the ORC6 gene encoding origin recognition complex subunit 6 isoform X1 — translation MEPGPIERFAPRLGITDPSVLRKAEEYLRLSQVKCTGLSAHTTETSNAVMCLDLAATSMRWPLDRTYLVKLSGLNKKMYQSCLKSFECLLGLNSNLGIKDLAVQFNCMEAVNIASKILQRYEASLPPIQKVDLDLSKPLFTTATLFSACRVLKIKVNKDKMVATSGVKKAIFDRLCKQLEKFEQQVKEEPSSSASPPAKRQKIIVEHSKKEIEDKAESLCKQQQSEDLKQDYEEWKRKILENAIKAQKK, via the exons GAAAGCTGAGGAGTACCTGCGACTGTCCCAAGTAAAGTGTACTGGACTGTCTGCTCATACAACAGAAACAAGTAATGCAGTCATGTGTCTGGACCTTGCTGCCACCAGCATGAGATGGCCTTTAGACAGA acTTACTTAGTTAAACTTTCTGGTTTGAACAAGAAGATGTATCAAAGCTGTCTTAAGTCTTTTGAGTGTTtgctgggcctgaattcaaatcttggaaTAAAAGACTTAGCAGTACAGTTTAACTGCATGGAGGCAGTAAACATTGCTTCAAAGATACTACAGAG GTATGAAGCTAGCCTTCCCCCGATACAGAAGGTAGATCTAGATTTGTCCAAGCCCCTTTTCACGACAGCTACACTGTTTTCAGCATGCAG gGTCCTAAAGATAAAAGTGAATAAAGATAAAATGGTGGCCACATCTGGTGTAAAGAAAGCTATTTTTGATCGACTCTGTAAACAGTTGGAAAAGTTTGAACAACAAGTTAAGG aagAACCTAGCAGTTCGGCTTCTCCACCAGCCAAAAGACAGAAGATTATAGTTGAACATTCCAAGAAAG AAATAGAGGACAAAGCAGAATCTCTATGTAAGCAGCAGCAAAGTGAAGATTTAAAACAAGATTATGAAGagtggaaaagaaaaattttagaaaatgctaTTAAAGCACAAAAGAAGTGA
- the ORC6 gene encoding origin recognition complex subunit 6 isoform X2, translating to MEPGPIERFAPRLGITDPSVLRKAEEYLRLSQVKCTGLSAHTTETSNAVMCLDLAATSMRWPLDRTYLVKLSGLNKKMYQSCLKSFECLLGLNSNLGIKDLAVQFNCMEAVNIASKILQRYEASLPPIQKVDLDLSKPLFTTATLFSACRVLKIKVNKDKMVATSGVKKAIFDRLCKQLEKFEQQVKEPSSSASPPAKRQKIIVEHSKKEIEDKAESLCKQQQSEDLKQDYEEWKRKILENAIKAQKK from the exons GAAAGCTGAGGAGTACCTGCGACTGTCCCAAGTAAAGTGTACTGGACTGTCTGCTCATACAACAGAAACAAGTAATGCAGTCATGTGTCTGGACCTTGCTGCCACCAGCATGAGATGGCCTTTAGACAGA acTTACTTAGTTAAACTTTCTGGTTTGAACAAGAAGATGTATCAAAGCTGTCTTAAGTCTTTTGAGTGTTtgctgggcctgaattcaaatcttggaaTAAAAGACTTAGCAGTACAGTTTAACTGCATGGAGGCAGTAAACATTGCTTCAAAGATACTACAGAG GTATGAAGCTAGCCTTCCCCCGATACAGAAGGTAGATCTAGATTTGTCCAAGCCCCTTTTCACGACAGCTACACTGTTTTCAGCATGCAG gGTCCTAAAGATAAAAGTGAATAAAGATAAAATGGTGGCCACATCTGGTGTAAAGAAAGCTATTTTTGATCGACTCTGTAAACAGTTGGAAAAGTTTGAACAACAAGTTAAGG AACCTAGCAGTTCGGCTTCTCCACCAGCCAAAAGACAGAAGATTATAGTTGAACATTCCAAGAAAG AAATAGAGGACAAAGCAGAATCTCTATGTAAGCAGCAGCAAAGTGAAGATTTAAAACAAGATTATGAAGagtggaaaagaaaaattttagaaaatgctaTTAAAGCACAAAAGAAGTGA